In the Arachis stenosperma cultivar V10309 chromosome 8, arast.V10309.gnm1.PFL2, whole genome shotgun sequence genome, attTGTTTGAATATTTGATagcatttttaaatttaaaaaataaaataaaaatattataaaaatataaaaaaaaggggAATAATGTTTGTTAATTATAACTGAAGTTGTACAACCCCCGCCATATACCCCCTAATTATACCCAAAATAGATTCCACCGCCACCAACATGTGAAGGTTGTCACAAAACCAACTTATGTATGCTGAAATTCGTTATAAAGATAAAAGATCATATATTTAAATACACGtcaatataaataattattttattgatttttataattttattaaagttgtaattaaatttttatatattttttaattgagtttttatatttttttaatgatgtaattagattatttttgtataaaaaatattagagttgattaaatatttttttacaaaaaaataggTAGTCAAAGAATTAATTAAgttcttaatatttttaattcgtaaaaaaaattcaattaattctaaaattttttacagtaaaaaaaatctaattaaaaaattaaaaataatataaaaatttaaataaaaaaattataaaaatctaattataaatttaataaaattataaggcacaataaaataactaaacctaaatgaaatatatatattgagATGTACTTATTCATTTACAAagtattataaattataatgacATAATCAatctaatattaaatataatattctaaatatattttaaatatctaaatttatgtgcaattttaatttctttggtGTATGTAAAACTAGGTAGCTGTTGGGCATTTTCGGCCGTGGCTGCGGTGGAGGGCATCCACGCGATAACCACCGGACAGCTGGTGTCACTTTCCGAGCAACAAGTGGTGAGTTGTGACATACACGGTAGGGACGAGGGATGTAACGGCGGTTACATGGAAGGTGCATTTCAATACATTTGGAAAAACGGCGGAATCAACAGCGACGCAAACTACCCTTACAACGCAACAGACGCTACATGCAACGCAACAGCAGAAGCCTTCGAAGTTGCTCAAATCAAAGGCTATGAGATGGTTCCAGCAAACAATGAGAGTGAGGTTGTGAAGGCATTGGCTCACCAACCTTTGGCGGTTGCAATTCAAGCAAGTTCCTTACATTTTCAGTTTTATTCCGGTGGTATTTTTGACGAAACATGTGGGTATGAACTTGATCATGGTGTTACGGCGGTTGGTTATGGTACAAATGAAACCGGTACTGATTATTGGATTGTTAAGAATTCATGGGGTACTGAATGGGGCGAGGGAGGATACATAAGGATGAAAAGAGGTATAGGTGCTGGTCTTGGTTTATGTGGAATCGCCATGGATGCTTCTTATCCTACTGCATAACTGTTTTAAGTgaattaaagtaatattttgcTAACAAGTATTTTAAgagtatttttcaaaaatttaaaataaaattttttgtgaaAACTTATTTTAATGAGTGCTCTTAGAATATTTATTAGCAAAATCTTTATAATAATTTACGAAAAATAGTTTTGTATAATAATTTATCAGTCTTTTTTATAATGGAGACATGAActatttttaagaaattttttaGTAAGTAAGTTTCTATATATCATGTTGGTTGTTTTGTTTAAAACACAACTTTACAACTTAAAAGGGTTGTAAAGTGGTGAATAAGTTAACATTTAACTTCTATCGTACTTGTACTAATAAGATGTCGCAAACTAATGAAAGTTTGTCAGATTAGTGTTTAATTTGTTTGAGATTTCAGTTTTATAGATTGATTACAAATCGAGTGTGAATACATGATAGAATAATGAATGTATAACAGAAATAAGTCCTCTAGTCAAGTTGTACAATGAAAGCTTTAATTTAGTCCTTTAGCTTTACTACTATCAGCCTTCCATGCATCTTTATCTTCTGGAGTGGCTGCATGCCTGaaatctttaaataataaaaataaaatgaaataaaaccTCCCCTTTCGTGCAAAGAGTAGCGGCCTCGTGTGCCAGGAATGAAAAAAGTGATAAAATACGATTGTTAATTAAATAGATCCAACAAAAAAATGACCATGCAAATTAAATGATTGCAATCCACCACACATGTGGGCTCCTCTTATTTTTCAACAAGTAATGATTTTATGATATAagtataagaatttaattatgattaaaaaatttcaaatttaatttcaaatttaatttatttaggataaagtataatttttattttttttattaaggtAAACTATTTTATTCAACtagataaaataaacattgtCCATAAATAGGATAGCAATATATGAATTGGGAATCTCCCAAAAGCTCTTTTACTAgctaaaacataaaaaaactaaaaaaagaagatgaaacACTCCAACGGAAAATTTAAAGTATGTGGGCTTGCATGTCTTAAAGAAGATTGTTAGCTCAGTCAGGATTTATTCTATTCCTTCAATGTCATTTTTAAAGATGAGCTGATTTCTTGATTTCCAGATTTGCCAACACATCACCGCCAGCATCTCGAAGTCACGATTGTTGCTTCTCCGCCGCCTCTTGAGCTTTCCGACACTTTCTGACTATGTTCGCCTGAAGAAGAAGGACCCGTCTCCATAAACCAACCTAAGTAATGAGCTTCTAGCCTATACTTCTGTCGATTTTTGACAGAAGAATAAACAATGACTAATAGTTTTCGGACTAAGATTACAGCACCTACAGAGAGGAGAAATTGTGTGATGCGGCGGTGGAGGTTCTCCAAAACTGGAAGCTTTTCGTGCAAACACCACCAGAGAAAAAACTTGATTTTTGGGAGTAGAGGTATTTTTCAGAGCTCTATCCATGTTTCTTTGTGCTGCATCAAATCAGGACAGTAATCAATTGGAGAGTGATAGAAAAGGTAGGTAATTTGGTAGCCTGAGCTGACTTTGTATTTTCCGCTTTTAGTTCTGgcctaaaataaataatcatcaccttcctcaatttTTGTTAGCGAAATACGGTTAGTTATatctaaaaagaaaatactGTTAATTAATTCTAAGTTCCATTGTTTGTTAGGCATGATTAGCTCATTCACCCATGCTACTTCAAGAGTCTGATTACTGATAACTGAGCTGTGTGAGACAAAGAAAGATTGGAATGTAGCTACCCACGGATCCTAAAAAATGCAAATGCTGTTCTCGTTGCCCACCTTTCAACATATGCCTTTTTCTAAAACTTTGCGGTCCTCCAAAAGGCTTCTCCAGCCCCAAGAAGGTTGGTTTCCTATCTCTGCTCTCATAATGTTGCTATAACGGTAGTACTTGCCTTTAAAAATATGGATAATAATGATTGAGGTTGCGCAGCTAGTTTCCAACATTGTTTAGCTAGTAGCGCTAAGTTCTGAGCTTGCAGGTCTTTAAAACCAAGGCCACCCTCCTTTTTTGGTCTAGATATAGTGTCCCAACTAATCCACGTCATCTTTCTTGTTGTGTCTTTTTGTCCCAACCAAAATTGGATGAGAATACTGTGAATCTCGCAGATTAAAGTATTTGGAAGCCTGAAGCAAGAGAGTGTGTAAATAGGAATGGCCTCCCCAACTGCCTTAATTAGCACGTGTCTATCTGATGTAGATAATAAGTGTCATTTCCAACCTTGGATCTTTTTTCTCACTTTCTCTTTAATAGCTCCAAATGTCTCCTTCTTCGACCGATTAACCGTTGAAGGAAGCCCCAAATTCTTGTCTTGTGCTCTTATGTGTCTAATATTAAGCCTATTAGCTAAGGCAGTTCTCTTTTTCCCCAAAGTATTATTATTGCTAAAAAACACAactaatttagttaaatttactTTTTGACCGCTAAAGCTCTTATATAAAGTAAGGATCTCCAAGATATTAGAACAATTATCCTTCGAGGGCTTACTAAATAGGATAGAGTTGTCCGCAAAAAATAGATGATTGATGGGAGGGCATCTTCTATTGATCTGGACACCAGAGATAAAACGATTTTGTTCTGTCTTATCCAATAGAAAGGATAAACTTTCagcacaaaacaaaaaaaagatacAGTGATAAGAGGGTTTTCTTGTTGGATTCTTCTATTTGGCTTAAAAAACCAAAGGGTTGACCTTCAACAATAATAGAGTAAAAAACTGTAGTCACCACCTCCTGAATCCAACCTATCCATCTAGGATCAAATCCTAACTTTCGAAGCATGAACCATAAAAAATGATATTCCACTCTATCATAAGCTTTACTCATATCAATTACGGCTATTCCAGTATTCAAGCCCGTCCTCTTGGTTTTCAAATAGTGCATGCATTCATGAGCTATAGCCTATAAGTATATTATCACTAATTAGCCTTTCTTTTAAGAAAGCACTTTGATTAGGACTAATTAGTTTATTTATGATACTCTGTAGCCTATGAACAATCACTTtagaaataaatttataaaccacAGAAGATAAACTAATCGGCCTGACTTGTGTCATGTTTATAGCATTCGGAACCTTTAGGATTAAACAAATATGTGTGTGGTTGAAACCTTTTAGTATTCTACCTCTAATAAAGAAGCTTCTCACTGCTCGAAACACGTCTCCAGCCACGATGTCCCAATAATAATGGAAGAACTTCGTTGTGAACCCATCATCACTCGGTACACTTCCAACGTGCACACTAGTACTAAACACAGCCCGTTTGACTTCTTCTAAGGAAACTGGCCGTAGAAGTTTCCTATTAATGGCTGGAGTTACTTTGGCAATAAAGTTTTCAAATTCCAATTTTGGATCAGTTGAGTTGGTAGAAGAAAAAAATCTCTAAAATAGTCTTCTGCAACTAAGGCTATATCAGCTCGAGAGGTATCAAAGCTCCCATCATTCCGTTCCAATTTCCAGATTTTATTACACCGTATCCGGAATTGAAAGGATTGGTGGAAGAATTTAGTGTTCTTATCCCCTCCTTCAACCATTTTATATGAGACTTCTCTTTTCAGTAACTCTCCTCCCTACCATACGTGTCCTTTAGCacgtttttcaatttttcaagcTCAATTCCTCCATTAATTCCTGCCTTTCTAAGCTCTTCTATCTTTTTGAAGATCTCCTCTATTTCAGCTTTAGAGTTGGATTTGGATGTTTGTTGCCATTACACAAGATGatgtctgtaaagttttaattttttagctAATACAAACATCGCAGAACCTTTAAAGTAGTAGTTCCAGGCCTTAGTAATAATCCCTCTAATCACCTCGACCCCACATCATCTCTGTTGGAACTTAAACCTGCATTTAGATTCTCAATCTGAGAGCTGGTGTCCAATAATAACGGGGCATAATCAAATCCATTTTCCTGCAGCTTAATCACCGTATTAGAAGGAAACATGTGCAGCTAGCTGTTACTTGCCAAAACACGGTTAATTTTTGTCCTTAaagtttgtaatttttttaaaaaatatctctaacatttaattttattcaattttgtctataacattttttattaatttaattttatttttaatattttcgatttgtttcaaaattatccctaaaattttttaattttgttcccaacattttagataaaattaacatctaaaaataattttgatacaaataaaaaacgttagaaataaaattgaatacAATTACacgttaaaaatatttaaaaaaatcacaaatagtaaaaataaaagatattttttatcctttaaaatatataaaacaaattcaatatatatatatatacatattcaCGGTCACATttcaaacttaaaaaaaatatatgtgaagaaatatattaaaaaatacaattatttatatatatatatatatatatatatatatatatatatatattattagtttttaagcataaaaataattaaattatgagAGTAAAATGTGGTTAACTGAGAGAGAAATATATAGGTATTATTCTTTATCAATATAGTCTAAGAACCTTGGTCCATTATA is a window encoding:
- the LOC130946374 gene encoding ervatamin-B-like, with product MAFPGQKQCSLAILLSLIILAVGISQVWSRKLMNDDEASMEERYEEWIIKHGKVYNNDEEKQKRFLIFKSNVEYIESFNAGGDKSYKLGINHLTDITVEELKASLNGFKRPQRGSTPPTPFKYANVESVPSSIDWRNKGAVTSVKNQGFCGSCWAFSAVAAVEGIHAITTGQLVSLSEQQVVSCDIHGRDEGCNGGYMEGAFQYIWKNGGINSDANYPYNATDATCNATAEAFEVAQIKGYEMVPANNESEVVKALAHQPLAVAIQASSLHFQFYSGGIFDETCGYELDHGVTAVGYGTNETGTDYWIVKNSWGTEWGEGGYIRMKRGIGAGLGLCGIAMDASYPTA